The Bradyrhizobium guangxiense genomic sequence AGCGTCGTAATCGCCATAGCGTTTTCGCGTCGCGAGAACGCGACGCGAAGAATGCAGGCGGCTGGCAGGTTACTTCTCGGCCCGCTGCTGCTGCTTCTTGGTCAGCAGCTGCCGCAGCGCCGCGACCTTGGCCGCGGCCTGGTCCGGCGGCAAATCTGCCTTGACGAGGATTTCAGCCTCGGCCTCTCGGCCTTGCAATCCCAGCACGAGCGCGAGATTGGCACGGATCCGCACATCGTTCTGATTGCGCTGATGAGCGCGTCCGAGCACCTGTTCGGCCCGCGTCAGGTCGTTCTGAAGCATGTAGGACAGGCCGAGATTGGACAGAACCTGCGGCTCGTCAGGCACGATCTTCAGCGCGCTCGCGTAATATTGCTGCGCCTCTTCATTGCGGCCAAGCTGATCGAGCGCGGCGCCCTGCGCCGACAGGATCCGCCAGTCGGGATCCTCAGGCGAATGCGCGCGGCCCAGAACGTCGAACGCCTGCTGGAAATTGCCGTTGTCGGCGAGCGCGCGGCCGTAGCCGGCAAGCAGGGCCTTGTTGCTGGGATGGGCGAGCACGGCCTGCTCGAGCACCGCGACCGCCTGGGCTCGCTGGCCGCTGGCACGCAGCGCCTTGCCGTATTCCAGCGCAATGGCGGGATCGCTGGGCTTGGCGCGATAGCGCTCGCGCAATGCGTCCATGTCCGGCTTCATGTCCGACCTGGCGTCGGCCTTGCTGACCGGTTCCGACTTGCCGCCGAGCGCGCCGGTGACGTCCTCGAGGCTCGTCGTTTGACAGCCGCCGAGGGCAAGCACGATGAGCGCGGAAAGCAGAAATCTCGCCGGGGGGAAGGCGAGAGACGAACGCTTGGACATACTCTGATCACTCGGCAACTGATCAGAGATGCTTACCGATTAACGCTAAAGTCCCGTTAAGGACGCGGCCTTGTTGAGGTCTAGTCGACGAATTCGGCGCCGAACTCACAGCCGATGCGCCAGCGCAGGCGGCATTGCCGGGAATAGTCCGGCGCGAAGATGATGGTGAATTGCGGCGGCACTTCCAGAAATTCCGCCACGACTTTCACCCCCCCGTCCGAGATATCCGTGATCGTGCAGTCCCTGGGCAGCGAGCCCGCGCCAAAATGAATCTTGGCGAGCCGGCTGCACACCCGACGTTCGCTTCTCCGGCGATTTACCAGCATTTTGCTTGTTCACTTGTTAGACCACGGCCCATCCCGCAGGCTAGGAGTAGCGGACATTCGTTGGGATGTGCTGAGGACAGAAGCTGGCATTCGAGACGTAATGTCGGTCAGACGTTTACGACTGGTTAGGACCTGCTCTGCCCTGCGCGAATGTTCCCGTATTGTTCTTGCGAAACGGGCCGGGCTCTGCTACCCCTAATTGTGCGTGAGGGCAGGCTGGTTCGAGCATGGTTCAGCGGGTTTCCACCGTCGCCTTTGAAGGGATCGAGGCCCGGGCGGTCGACGTGCAGGTGCAGGTCGCGCCCGGCCTGCCCGCCTTTGCGATGGTGACTAGAAATAACCCCGAGAGCGCTCCAGCTCAGGAATAATGAATCTCCGGAGCTATTGCTGCGGGCGCGTCGACCACGACGTAGTAAAAGCTGGGTATGGGATGAACGGCAGAACTTTTACTATCATCGCCATGATTCACTGGTAGCCCGAGTGCGATCGACGAATGGGCAAGATCGGAGAAGCGCGTCGTACAACCTGATTGCGTCCGGCGAGGGAGCGGCCAATATCTCGAGTTCGTCGAATTCCGGAAACCGGGTCTTGAGGCTTTGCACGATTTTCCTGACAGGTTTGGTCGGGGGAGTCGAATTTCTGGTGAACGGAGCGTTGGGCTTGGCCGCATTGTTGACATCGCTGACCTTCACGGGCTCGCCTGCTGCCAGAAACCCAACTTCATTCAGCACCGCAGCAAATTCCTTGGCCGTCATGGCCTGATACGGAGCAAAGCCGGCCAGACCCCTCTTGAACGCCCGGCATATATCGCGCTTGAGCCTTCTGATGTCGCCGTTCTTGCTGCTCATGTATCGCCCCATACCTGGCGCAAGCGACGATGCTGTATCAAAGAAGTCCGCGAACTCCGCGAAATCGTTCGTCGTCTTCAGGCAGATCTTTGTCTTGCCGTAGAAATCATTCCACACGGATCGAACCTGCTTGAATTCCGCTGCAGATTTCCACGGTTCCGTGCTGAAGACGAGGTGCGTCTTCGGGCCAGCTCCCAACGGCTTGATCCCCTCAACCTCGGTCATTCCTGCTGCATACGGCTTCCGCTTAAAATCGAATTCCATGCTGATGTGCTTCCTGGCCTTCTTCCCAACGAGGTCAGCATTGAAGAGAAGCATTTCGCGCACGCTCGTGAAATAATCCAACTCGATCTTGTGCTCCGCATTGCGTCGAAAGAATAGCTCGGTGATGTAGTCGTTCTGCTCGTGCACTTCCGTACAATGAACGGGCGCCTTGATGCCTGCCTTGGCCAGAACGTAACGTTCGCTCTTCACGGTCTCATCACCTGGCTGGATAGTTGCTTGGCCGCGCGTGCGCCAACCGAGCACCTGACGAACGCGATGCTTTTCTGAAAGTACCTCAGGATCACCTTTGAGCGCCTCGCGGGCATCCGAAAACCTCTTAGAGATTGGCCCGCTCTTGGCGAACTCAATCTCCTGCTCACTCGCGTTCGTGAGGAAGCCATCCGTCGTCACGCTGAAAACCATCTTGTCAGCCGGAATCCGGTTCATGATCTCGCCGACGACAGCGCGCACGAACGATGTGATGTACGATGCATAGAATGGGTTACTAATAGCGCTCTCACCGATGCGCTCGCCCCGGCGCTTGCGGAGACTGAACACGCGCTTCTCGCGAAGACCTTGCGCCGTCTTGCCATAACAAGAATTTGTCAGCTCTTTCCAGAAGGCATTTTCAATCTTTGTCGGCGCCTCATCGCGCTTCCGTATTGTCTCTTTGATGAAGTTGAAGAAGATTTTGTCGTCTTGATCCTGCGAAACTGCGACGCCGTTCTTGAGCGTTAATTGACAATCCAACTGTTGCGCCAACTCGATTTCTGGGCGAGCGCAATAACTGCGGCCGGACAGGGGGAAGATGATCCCGTTCTGCGTCCGCACAGGAAGTGTTGGATACCGTGTGTAATCTGGGAACTTGAAATCGACGCAGACGAATGCGGCATCGTTGCCACGCAAATCGTTTAGCGAAGCCAACGGTCTTATCGTACGCCAATTAAGACGGCCAATCGTGGCCATCGCGGTCGGATAAGCTCCTGTAAGGTCGTAGTCGTACCAATCGTCCTCAAAGCTCGGCCCGAACCACAACTGCTCATTCCGTCCGCCGTGATAGCATTCCGTTACGAAGTCGACGAACCAGCTGATCTCTTCGAGGTATGGGGTATGCTTCCATTTCCTGAATCCCTGCGTCTTCTCGTTCCAGACGACCTCGGTCACCTGCTCCTTACCTACCAACTCAGTCGGATCGCGCTTTGGCTCTTCCTGCTTCCATCCTTTGACGAGCAATTTCATTCCGATGCTCGACAGGGCGTTCGGCACAAAGTCCTCGCCGGTGACCTCTTGGTACATGTGCGTCAGCTTGAGAAAGTATTTTGCACTGATTTCGGCGTCGATCAGTGCGTATTCGCGGAAAGACTCCCAGTCGGTGTTCCGGAAGACCTTCATGTTCTTTTTCCAATGAAGCTCTTCCTCGTCATCGTCAGAGAGCTTGATCTTTTCCCGCTCAATTAATTTACCAATCTCGGCCAGACTCTTACGACCAGCTGGGGCAAGCAAAATTGTGTCGCGCACATAAATGCTGATATCGACGGGCTCTTTGTCACCGTCATCAAAGCTGATCTTTAGCGGAATCGGTGCTGATGCGGAGATCAGCGAGCTTCGAACATTCTGAAGACGCCAAAGAACCTGCTTGCTGTCATCGAAGGCTGGCAAGTCTGCTCGATTGTAGTGCGCCACCAAGATGATTGTTCGCGGAATCTGCTGCTTTTTCCTCGCTCCTAACGACAACGCATAAACAATGAACTCCGTTAAGGAGAGACGGTCGCCGTCTCTCGGGATGGCAACACCGTTCCACTCAACACCGTTACTGTTGATTGCATGGAATTGGTACGACACGACCTCGTACTTCGCCTTCCCTTCTTTGATCTCCTCGGTCTCAAACGTTTCTTTGGGTGATTGGTATTCCGTATCGAACCCGAGAACCAAGAATTCCGATCGCGCAACGTCCTTTATCGTCGTCCGCGGAAACGAGTACTCGAATTTGCGCCCTTTCGGGCGGTTACAAATATACGCGGTGTTGCTCGTCCCAAGGAAGGCGGCCTGAGTGTCCTTGGGCTTTTCAGAGCCCGCCTCATCTACCTTGCGCTTTTCTGGCGCTGGCTCGTCGGGTTCTGTCTCCTCCTCCTCAAGCTCGATAAAGTCTTCGTTGTCCATCGCACCCGCTCACACTTTTCAGCGAGTGTAGGGATTTCGTCGTCTGCTTGCCTCTGCTAAACGACTCTACCCACAGAGGAGTTAAGCATGTCATTCGAAGAGCGCTTCAAGAAGGATGTCCTGGCAAGGCTCGACCGAGCTGAAGCAGCCATTCCTGGCTATGAGTTCACCGCTATGCGCGATCTGATTGACAAGCAGGGTACTGTGATCACGGCGAAGCGGGTCCTAGACATCAATCATGTTGAGCAGATGCAATCTGGCTTGGAGAAATTGGCGCAACACGATCTGTTGGACTGCTCGATCGAACAGGCCGCCGTCGACCATGACTCGAGCGGGGCATTCACGGTGGAAGAGATTGACGTTGCCAAGACCCGGCTCATGATCATGCGTCGGAAGATGAGGAAATGACGTGGCCTACACTGTCGTGTGCTCTTATTCCATTGCTCTGAAGGGACCTATCCCAGGCTCAGGAGGCGGCGCCAACATGATCATAGTAAAATGGCTTGAAGGCGACAGCCAAGGGTACAACGATCATTTGCCTGATAATTGTATGCGGGTCACCAGTGCCTTGGTCGAGCACGCGGTCGTTGGTCCTAAAGGTTGGATCCGGATTGGAAGGTGCTCAGTGACTGTCGACAGGAAGCTTGTCACCTTCGACTATTCTGGCGAACACAAGGCATGGAACACGGCGCAAGACTTCTACATTGGCCAAATGAGGTTTGAGTTCGCTAACGCCCGTCGAACTGGCGTGCCTCTTGTTCTCTGGAAGGACGATGGGGAACATGAGGACTTTCAGCCAGGCTTCGCTGTAGCCGAACTCTGCGAGGATCCGGTAGACGAGTTGAAATCCGCTCCCGAGGGTGATGCTCAGTTCAAGGCGCATGTTCAGCGAGAAAGAAGTGCTGCTCTTCGAGAGGAAAAACTCCTCAACGAGCTAGCTACTAAGGGGGCCGTGCGATGTGAAGCATGTTCAGCCGACCTCGTGGCGCAATATGGCAAGCATGGCTTAGCGGGTTATGAGGTTCACCATCGGAAGCCCATCGCAGATGGATCGCGAGAGACTTACCTCAAAGACTTGGCCGTCTTGTGCGCCAATTGCCACCGCGTCCTACACCGCACGAAACCAATCCAGGGCGTTCACAATTTTGCAAAGCTGATACGCCGCCACCAGGGTTCCGTCAGGGGGCTTGCTAAATCCGGTCTGGTTCGGGTCAAACGATGCTGATGCATTAAGTTCGTGTAGGAAAAAACGGACTGATGTTGAGCAAAGGTTAGTTGATAATGAGCGTCTTGAACGCCCAACTCGAAAAGCTTCTCGCAAATGCCGAGCGCATCAAGACTGACGAATTCACAATGGTGATCGATGATTACCGAGATCTTTTCGTCAGTCATTCACTTCGACTTAGGCCATCGGTCAACTCGATCAGTCTTGTCAGTTGCTCAATTCTGGCTCCTCAGCTCGGCTTTTCGAGTATAACGAGCGGCTCCGCCTTACGAAGCAAGCTCGCTGCTCTGAAGGAGGGCACTTTGAGCCTTAAAGCTCCAGCCCGCCCGACTCCGGAGAAGTCTGTCCAGTCGTGGCTGATTTCTCAAGCTATGCAGAATGCTGGTCGGATCAAGTCAGTTGAGGATGCTCTCGGCGATGGCCATTCCTATTGGTACGTGTCGGACGAAATCGCACTCAATGGGTTGGACGAAACCAACCACGAGAAAAAGCGTGAACGGATCGTTGCCGACATGCTGTTGATGCGCAAGAGCAGCAAAGGCGACTGCGAAATTGTGAACGTCGAGCTGAAGTCTAACCGTAGCACCGAGACACACAGCCAGATCCTCAAGTTTTGGCAGTTCATGGGGCCCGATCAGTTCAACCTTTGGCGTGAGTTTGCCGAGACCATGTTGGACACGGGCCCCGATCGCTGGAAGGATGTCAACGGCAGCAGAGGGATTGTGATCTGGCCCGGAGCGTTGAGCCAATCAAGACCAAATGAGCGCACGGCCAAGCTAGTAAGCCAGTATAGATCGAAGGGTATCGAGACGATCTGCTATTCCGGTGCGGAGTATGTTTTTCAAACCGAACCTTCGTGTGAGCGGCCTGGACCATGACCCAAGTTCATTACTTTCCGCGATACTCCCAGCGAGAGAACTTCGAAACCAACAATACGCTTCTGCTCCTACACCGACTTTACGATTTCAATCGCTTTCGGTTCGAGAGGCTTCTCTCAGTGCTGCTCCGTGAGGCTGCAACTGATGCGGGCAGTACAATAGGGCTGGGCCTTCAGATAAAGCAGCAGGTTGGCACGGGTTCGAGCGTAATCGACGGCTATCTTTATCAAGAACCATTCCGGATCGGGATTGAGACTAAGCGGAGTACCGCTGGCTTCTATGCCGACCAACTTCACCGCCACTTGGACGGCTTCACGCACTCGAGCGGGGGATTTCTTTTTCTACTCAGCCCCGAGCGAATCGACTTGTCTGGGGCGTCATGGGAACCTCTCAAGGCCACGGCAACTGAGCGAGGCGTTGTCCTCGTGCCTGTCACGTTTGAGGACATGATTGCGGCTGCTCGCAGCTGCCTCAACGACTATGATGAGGAAATGCACGCGCTGGTCTCTGACTACGAGGACTTTTGCAGTGGGGAGGGTCTACTACCGATCGACAGGTGGACCTTGTTTGTACCCCCCTGCGGCCGCTCTCGCGAGATTAACATCGCTCAGCGGCTCTATTTCTGCCCCGCAGCCTGGTCACGCAGAAAGGCAAAATATATTGGCATCTACTATGACAAAGCCGTTCGTCATATTGGCTCGATTGCCAAGATTGTCGAATGCGAGATTAGAGACGGCGAGGTTCTAAACGAAACGGTTCTGCTGACCGACAGTGAGCGCGAACGAATTGTCGAAGCAACCCGGTTGGCCCGAGATCAGCAGGATTGGGACATAAGCAAAGATAATCAGTTCTTCTTATGCGATCAGATGCACGAAACGTTATTCACCAAGTCTGATCCTGGCGGAATCATGGGTCATCGGTACTTCGATGTTCGAGAATACCTCACTGCGCCTGTGCCAGATCAGGCTGTAGGAATCGCTCAAGGTCTGCGAGGACGCAATTGGTGAGCGAGCACGGTGTCAGTGACGTGCTACTTCCTCGCCTCTACGAGCGAGACATCGACGTTCTGATCCAGGAGGAACTTCTCTTTAATGAGAGCGTACGATACCTTTTCAGCAAAGCTCTTAAACTTCCCCATCCGATTCAGATAGACCGGTGCGCTCTGTCGGTATCCGACAGTACCGGGGAGACTGATATTTACGCTCGGTTTTCATGTGGCGAGCTGCGAGGAGCGCTGCTGATCGAGAACAAGATTGACGCCGCATTTCAGCCAACCCAGCCGGAACGATACCGCAAACGTGCAGCACTCCTGTCATCACAGCTTGGGGTAAAGGTGTATTGCTGTCTCATTGCTCCGGCTGCCTATGATGTCTCACGTTCCGGCAGCAGCTTCGACGCAGTCATCACATACGAACGGATTGCCGATGCCATCGCTACTCAGGCGGATGCCAGGTCCGAGCACCGTGCGAAGCTTATCCAGCACGCTATCAGCCTTGCACGGCGCTCTTATGTGGCGGTTCCCTCAGACGAAGTTACCCACATGTGGGGCCGGGTTTATGAGATCGCGTCTGCCTCGTACCCCGATCTCAAGATGAAGCCACCAGGGACAAAGGGAAGCGACTCGGTCTGGATATCTTTCAAAGCCAGCCTTCCGCCGAACGTCACGATAGACTGGAAGATCACAAAATCGGTGGTGGCCCTTTCATTCTGGCCGTCCTCTTCGCAGAAGCCCGTTCCCGGGCTTGATCTAACTGAGTTAGGTGCCTTTGCCGATAAGACCGGCAACACAGTACTAATCCGCATTGGTGTCTCGAGCCCGCCAGCCAAATGGGTGGACGCAACCGATGGCCAGATACACGAAGCGCTGACGGCGGCTGCCAGCCTATTGAAATTTTATCACACTACTCCGACAGCTTTCGCTTAAGAGAGCCATCGTTATCGTTGGTGTCCAAGACCGATGCCGAGCGCCAAAGCCTTCTGCCTCAATGATCCTTCGCTACGCTTCATCAGCTTCGATATCTTGGTAACTGGCGTACGAGATTTTGAATGAGCTTTGAGTAATTTGATGTCGGCTGTTGAGTAAGCCTTTCGTACCCGCTTTACGGTTTTTGATTTCCTCGCCAATTGTCGTCTCCATTAATAGCCTGAAGGCGCTTGAATAGCAGCCGCCGACGATTGTTCAATCTCAAAGACTCGCTTCGCTCGATTACATTCAATTGACTTGGCTTGCCGATCAGGTTTCTCTCTGCGACGGTGCCCTCGTACTCTGCGGCGCTTCCATCGGAGTGCCTATACCTATTCCATCGGAGTACAGTTAGCTATTAAAGCGTCCCGACACGGAGACGCTCTTCGCACTGTACAAGATGATCGGTTGCCTGAGAGGGGCCTTTCGCCCAGCAATCACAGTTGGCAGTTGGTCCAATCTATGGAGTCAAGCAGCGACCGCTTCTGTCGCAGCTTTAGGAGGTAGTCAGTCCATCCGGAATCGGACCGGTCCTGGATATGTACCTCGTGATAGCCGAAATCTGTTTTCGGCCATTGGTCTCGGATGATCGCCCTGAAACGCTCGAATGAGCAGTGGTATGGCCGCTCAAAGATGCAGTGGTAATGCAAACGATGGTCGGCACTCGTTTCCAACACGCAAATCATGCGCAATCGCTTGCCGTGGATCTTGGCTGCGCGACCGAGAACCCGATTTTCTAAGCGCACCCGAAATAACCGCAGGTTTTCAGAAGCTGCTATGTCGTCGGCAGCTCTCGCTCCCGCACGCTTCTTCATAGTCAGCGTCACAGCCACTGGATTATCGAATGGCACTGCGTCGATGAGATTTGCCAGAACGTCGCGCTCTTCCCGCCGTGCCGCAGGTTTCAGTATCTGATAGGCGGCCATCCACGGGCCTTCCTAAGACGGCAAAGCACACGCAATAGATAATGGCGTGACTTCTCGCTCACGATCATGACGGCGCTCTTAGGGCCGACCAGTTTGATCTTGCGCTCACCGTATTGAGTGAGTCCCAGCAGAAATACGCGATACTTTCCCTTGGATGACAGGCTGTACATGGCGCGACGCAAATCCATCAATTCAGCGAAGTCCGCCGGATCGTTCTCTCGAAGCCATGCGATCAGGTCAGTACTAATGGCGTTTTGGAGCTTCCGCTTGTATCTCGCCGAAGCTTTTGCGCCCAACGAAGGAGCCGGACGAAAACGCAACAGGAACTCAGCACGCGATACAGGGCGTTGGTCAGTTTCTGAGATCATGTTTGTGTTGTTCGCATTTAGATCGTTCATGGCAGCTCTCCTCGCTGGCGGAGAGCTGCCTCGTAGCTCTTCCGTTGCTCTTCAGTGTAAACGCGGGCTGGCCCCGCCGGCCCGTACGTCCCACCTCTCAAACCGCGTTCATGTTGAAGGTTGTTACCGCCATAACGATTCGTTGCCATCCCGCGAAGGTGCGAGGGATAGTTGCCAATAAGGCGTTCGTCGATTCTTGTGAGGTTTGGAAGGTTAAGAGCCGGATTATTCCAGCGTGTTGGCCTTTGAGCCATGATATCTCCGTTCGTGCGAATGGGAATGCAGCTTTGGCTGCCCGATGGAGATATTTAGACCGACTGGTTGATGACCTTCCGTGTTTGGGAGCATTATCGGTTGCTAAGGCTGAGTTTGCTCCAAACTATCCCTGCACGATAGTTTTCGTTTTACCGAAATGGCACTTGCGCCGTCGGGCAAAACAGTGGTTTATGGGGTGCTGGTAGTTGCCATAGGGAGCCAGCACCGTGACAGACGAAACGTCTTCAGAGCTATCGAAGATTGCTAAGCTCAATGGCGACTTCAGGAAGAATTACGGAACGCTGCTCGGTGCGTTTCTGTATCTGCGTTCGATTAGCGCCGCACGCGGACGTTCTTGGTCCTGGTCAGGTGTGATCTCTCTCGTTTGTTCCGTGGTCCTTGCTTGGCTGTCACAGCACGGATAAGTCTCGCTAGTCTTGCCGTAATCGCAGCAACCCTCGTCACCTGCTATGTCGGTCTGTCAATGAATCCCTCAGCTTGGGGCAGGGTCCTCCTTTTCACCAGTCGCAACGATTTGCAGCACCCCATCTGAAAGCGGCCTCTGTAGCGCTTTGGCTTCATCCCACGGTGCTCTGAGCCACACGTCGTATTCCTCGGGCTTTGTCAGGATGACTGGCATAGCCTTGGGATGAACCCGACCAACCTCCTCGTTAGGCTCGCAGGTGAGGAAGCCGAACACATCAGTGGTAACTTCGCCTTCTTTCGCCTTCCGGACACTCGTCCAGTTCGTCCAGAGACCGGCGAAGGCTACGAGGGGCCGTTCCTCGCTGAGCGCAAACCACACCGGCACCTTCTTTCCGTCGATAGTGCCGTACTCGCTGAACGACGTGAACGGCACTAAGCATCGGTGCTCGGGAACTAACCAGCGCTTCCAGTGCGCACTACTGACGTTCCGGATATTGGTGGTGCCGCTGTCGGGCTCCATCTTCAGGAGTTCTTTGAAGTCAACCGACTTGCCCTTCGATTGGAGCTTTTCGGCTCGCTTCTTGGTGGCATCCATCAATGCCTTCTGCGAAGACGGCATGCCCCACCGTGCCATGGCAATCTCTCGTCCATTCGAGGAGTTGCGGACGATCGGCGCGGGATAATCCGGAAAGATGCCTGGCATGCTCGGCAAGTTGCCGACGCTGCTATTGAGCGCCCCGAACAAGCGCCGAATCGCATCGACGTTTTTCGTCATCGAGTAGAGATTGCACATCCTCAGGTATCCTGATCGATCAGACGAGGCCGCTGCCCCAGCTGCAACAACGTCGTAGTTGGCCTGCGGCCAGCTTTGGCACACTTGCTACAACGAAGACGGCTGGCAAGATCGTGGACATGGGTTGTCGGCGGATGGCGCAAAGAGGCCAAGTCAATTTCTCGCTTCGTCTTGCAGCGAGAGCATTCGATTTCGAGCCATGCGTACCCACCATTCACCGCCTGGTCGATCGATGGCGAAGGATCGATCGGGCCACCGTCAGCCCACATGCGCTCGTTCCAGCTTTGGCAAAGAAGCTTGTCGGCGGTCTGGATTAGGGCCTCGCCTTTGGCCCGGGCTTCCGAGGATTGTGCGGCAAGGATTGTCGTCATTGCCCTCGCCTTCCCCAACTCCTTCGATAAAGCCTTCCGGTCGCCTCCTGAGAGCGGGGTCGGGTGGTGTTTGGGAGCCATGGGCCGTCCCCTGGCTCAATCAGGCCACGTCAAACGACGGCCAACAGCCATCCTCCTCATGGCGTCCTGTCCTTTGCGTACAGGTGTTGTCGAGAAGGCGCTGACCAACGTTTCTCCAACTTGCGTCCGCACCATACAGCCGAACGGCGTCAGCCGTCTGAATCTCGACAGTCCTGGCGCAGCGCCGGCAGCTCACCCTCAGAATGTGTCGAGCGATCTGGCATAGTCGCTTTGCTTCCCCTGAGACGACGGGCTCGGCCTGCGCGCGAGGGTCATTGAGGAGTGCTTGCCAGTATTCAGCAGGGAGGTCCTGATTCGGTGCCAATCCCGGCTTCGCTTCCGCTGATCTGCCTGCTGCAGCTGCTATTTTTTCCATTTGCTTGTGGGTAGGCATACGCCAGCTCGCCGGTCGATCGGACATAGCCAAAATAGAACATAAAGAGAACATCAGAGTCGAGTCCCGAAGTTATTTCCGGGACAATCCCTTGAAGGAACTCGCACGAAGCAATCCTTCCGCGGTGATGTCTCGGTACTCGATGTCTGCGTAGAATTTTGGCTCGACCCAGGTGGCCTTCGGCTTCCTGACGGGCTTGGTGAGCTTCTGCTTCGGGCTTACTACGGTATCCAGGGCGTCCCTGATCTTGCGCGATGTCGTCCCACTCCAGCCGGTGCCGACCTTGCCCATATAGACCAGCTCTTTCCCTTCCTCCTTGCCGAGGTAGAGAGCGGCGACGCCAGTGGGGTCCTTGATGAACCCGACGACGGGGAATTTTCCCTTCTGGACGACTTTGACCTTTTGCCAGGCTTCCACACGTTCCGACCGATATGGGGCGTCAACTCTCTTGGAGACGATACCTTCGTAATTCAGCTTCCTTGCAGCTTCGAACAGTGCCTGCCCGTCGCCCTCGTGGTGCTCGCTGTACAAGATCGGCTCCTCGAGCTGATTGCTTTCGATCAGATCCTTCAGCAGCTCCTTTCGGGCAAGCTGCGAGAGCTTCCGCAAGTCCTGTCCGTCGAGCCACAGGAGGTCGAAGGCAAAGAACAGCAAGCGGTCCTGTTCGCCTCTCGCGAGGTCTGCCTGGAGTTCAGAGAAATTGGTCCGGCCCTCGTGGATGACCACAACCTCGCCGTCGACGATGGCTTGTCCTGGGATGTCAAAGGCGCCGGCGATCACGGAGAACTTGTGCGTCCAGTTGAGCCCATTGCGGGTAAAGACCTTGCGGTCGTCACCGTCGATATGAAGCTGGATGCGGTAGCCGTCGTATTTGACTTCGTGAATCCATTGAGACCCCGAAGGTGCTTTCATCTTCAAGGTCGCAAGCTGGGGGCTGATAAAGCCCGGCATAGCGGCACGCGGCTTTCTGGCCGGCGCCGTCCTGGTACGCTTCGCCACTTACGCAACTCACAAAAAGCCCGCCGTCAGGTTGGGCCAACGGCGGGCAGTTTACCTACCTTACTCACGACGCTCCAACCGCAAGGCTGAGGGGACGTTCCGACAGTTGTTCTCATATACAACCGGCATCGCGATTCCAGGTTGTATTTTCAACGTCAACGAGAACGCCCACCGAACGGCCCGGGGAACACCATGCCGGGAGCGTTCCCTACAGCGAAAGCGAACACCCTCTTCGCCGAAATGGGGAGTTCTCGTTCGGCAGAATGACGGGACCGGGCCGTCCTTTCATCCCGCGGGTGCGCTCGCGTCTGCGGCCCTCCAGCCAGCGCATGCCGAACCAGCTTTCCATCTGGACAGACGCGCGTGCCAAGTGATTGCAGGCGCTCTTGTTTCCCTGCCTCTAATATCTATCTCTTGAGCATGAACTTAACCGACATTCAGGACTTCGCCATTCAGGCTCGCGTAGCTGCGATCCTCGGAGCGGCTGAGTTCGATCGCGTATTCGCTGGCGTTCGTTTTGCTGAGGT encodes the following:
- a CDS encoding PD-(D/E)XK nuclease family protein; this translates as MSEHGVSDVLLPRLYERDIDVLIQEELLFNESVRYLFSKALKLPHPIQIDRCALSVSDSTGETDIYARFSCGELRGALLIENKIDAAFQPTQPERYRKRAALLSSQLGVKVYCCLIAPAAYDVSRSGSSFDAVITYERIADAIATQADARSEHRAKLIQHAISLARRSYVAVPSDEVTHMWGRVYEIASASYPDLKMKPPGTKGSDSVWISFKASLPPNVTIDWKITKSVVALSFWPSSSQKPVPGLDLTELGAFADKTGNTVLIRIGVSSPPAKWVDATDGQIHEALTAAASLLKFYHTTPTAFA
- a CDS encoding PilZ domain-containing protein; translated protein: MLVNRRRSERRVCSRLAKIHFGAGSLPRDCTITDISDGGVKVVAEFLEVPPQFTIIFAPDYSRQCRLRWRIGCEFGAEFVD
- a CDS encoding HNH endonuclease — protein: MIIVKWLEGDSQGYNDHLPDNCMRVTSALVEHAVVGPKGWIRIGRCSVTVDRKLVTFDYSGEHKAWNTAQDFYIGQMRFEFANARRTGVPLVLWKDDGEHEDFQPGFAVAELCEDPVDELKSAPEGDAQFKAHVQRERSAALREEKLLNELATKGAVRCEACSADLVAQYGKHGLAGYEVHHRKPIADGSRETYLKDLAVLCANCHRVLHRTKPIQGVHNFAKLIRRHQGSVRGLAKSGLVRVKRC
- a CDS encoding tetratricopeptide repeat protein, with product MSKRSSLAFPPARFLLSALIVLALGGCQTTSLEDVTGALGGKSEPVSKADARSDMKPDMDALRERYRAKPSDPAIALEYGKALRASGQRAQAVAVLEQAVLAHPSNKALLAGYGRALADNGNFQQAFDVLGRAHSPEDPDWRILSAQGAALDQLGRNEEAQQYYASALKIVPDEPQVLSNLGLSYMLQNDLTRAEQVLGRAHQRNQNDVRIRANLALVLGLQGREAEAEILVKADLPPDQAAAKVAALRQLLTKKQQQRAEK
- a CDS encoding DNA polymerase produces the protein MDNEDFIELEEEETEPDEPAPEKRKVDEAGSEKPKDTQAAFLGTSNTAYICNRPKGRKFEYSFPRTTIKDVARSEFLVLGFDTEYQSPKETFETEEIKEGKAKYEVVSYQFHAINSNGVEWNGVAIPRDGDRLSLTEFIVYALSLGARKKQQIPRTIILVAHYNRADLPAFDDSKQVLWRLQNVRSSLISASAPIPLKISFDDGDKEPVDISIYVRDTILLAPAGRKSLAEIGKLIEREKIKLSDDDEEELHWKKNMKVFRNTDWESFREYALIDAEISAKYFLKLTHMYQEVTGEDFVPNALSSIGMKLLVKGWKQEEPKRDPTELVGKEQVTEVVWNEKTQGFRKWKHTPYLEEISWFVDFVTECYHGGRNEQLWFGPSFEDDWYDYDLTGAYPTAMATIGRLNWRTIRPLASLNDLRGNDAAFVCVDFKFPDYTRYPTLPVRTQNGIIFPLSGRSYCARPEIELAQQLDCQLTLKNGVAVSQDQDDKIFFNFIKETIRKRDEAPTKIENAFWKELTNSCYGKTAQGLREKRVFSLRKRRGERIGESAISNPFYASYITSFVRAVVGEIMNRIPADKMVFSVTTDGFLTNASEQEIEFAKSGPISKRFSDAREALKGDPEVLSEKHRVRQVLGWRTRGQATIQPGDETVKSERYVLAKAGIKAPVHCTEVHEQNDYITELFFRRNAEHKIELDYFTSVREMLLFNADLVGKKARKHISMEFDFKRKPYAAGMTEVEGIKPLGAGPKTHLVFSTEPWKSAAEFKQVRSVWNDFYGKTKICLKTTNDFAEFADFFDTASSLAPGMGRYMSSKNGDIRRLKRDICRAFKRGLAGFAPYQAMTAKEFAAVLNEVGFLAAGEPVKVSDVNNAAKPNAPFTRNSTPPTKPVRKIVQSLKTRFPEFDELEILAAPSPDAIRLYDALLRSCPFVDRTRATSESWR
- a CDS encoding rolling circle replication-associated protein — translated: MAAYQILKPAARREERDVLANLIDAVPFDNPVAVTLTMKKRAGARAADDIAASENLRLFRVRLENRVLGRAAKIHGKRLRMICVLETSADHRLHYHCIFERPYHCSFERFRAIIRDQWPKTDFGYHEVHIQDRSDSGWTDYLLKLRQKRSLLDSIDWTNCQL